In Fibrobacter sp. UWB2, one DNA window encodes the following:
- a CDS encoding PDZ domain-containing protein, translating into MNSFVKASLIAAMMTAPLMADESFGGVGITIYQVGEGVHVAEVIPGTPAAETKLRAGDVITAVDGVSLKGKDIEFSKAQLRGQVNKPLEITYTSNGETYSTVVRRAQITVKDLDNKAVKNWYGDKERVNAQELETFASATENDKQLVAVLSRGNLIKNDVSVASADVNGVYVEKAKTTPKFTKTTPVRSGDASLRLFNRKALSFTLKSPGRATVTILNADGEQVAKLGLDNAVAGVNTLNWNGAQVPSGRYVISIDHNGAVSGANAVLK; encoded by the coding sequence ATGAATTCTTTCGTTAAGGCTTCTCTGATCGCCGCGATGATGACGGCTCCGCTTATGGCTGACGAATCTTTTGGTGGCGTCGGCATCACCATTTACCAGGTGGGCGAAGGTGTTCACGTGGCTGAAGTCATCCCGGGTACGCCTGCTGCAGAGACTAAACTCCGTGCCGGCGATGTGATTACCGCTGTTGACGGTGTAAGCCTCAAGGGCAAGGACATCGAATTTTCCAAGGCTCAGCTCCGTGGCCAGGTCAACAAGCCGCTTGAAATCACTTACACGAGCAATGGCGAAACCTATTCTACAGTGGTTCGTCGCGCCCAGATTACCGTGAAGGACTTGGACAACAAGGCCGTCAAGAACTGGTATGGCGATAAGGAACGCGTGAACGCTCAGGAACTTGAAACATTTGCTAGCGCTACCGAAAATGACAAGCAGCTCGTCGCTGTGCTCAGCCGCGGAAACCTCATCAAGAACGATGTTTCTGTTGCCTCTGCTGATGTCAATGGCGTTTATGTGGAAAAGGCAAAGACCACTCCGAAGTTCACCAAGACGACTCCGGTCCGCTCGGGTGATGCAAGCCTCCGCCTTTTCAACCGCAAGGCTCTTTCGTTTACGCTCAAGTCTCCGGGCCGCGCAACTGTTACCATCCTGAATGCCGATGGTGAACAGGTGGCAAAGCTTGGCCTTGACAATGCCGTCGCAGGCGTGAACACGCTCAATTGGAATGGTGCTCAGGTGCCGAGCGGCCGCTATGTTATTTCCATTGACCACAATGGCGCTGTGAGCGGTGCAAACGCAGTGTTGAAGTAA
- a CDS encoding putative LPS assembly protein LptD yields the protein MIAAVFAPCSYGEEMTRFELEEREQPAEDTTEVDWMNDTTGVDTIEYHAVDLVYDVETSTFNLNKSAQLKYRTATLESDTIWMDQKNQILAASGNPILRESKNPSLSGMRLKYNLKSKIGEVYYATTFQDNQQLNGMEVRRLPDTRIQIARGDFSTCNDTTHQHFYFYGRRMVVKPKETITARPVVLNIADVPVAVLPMIVAPLKSGRKSGLLTPKFGGDQKQGYYLRNIGFYYAANDYWDATLAADIIEGDEARFERSTLSGEIRYKKRYLLDGHIKYTSYLEEFDFGRSGYDIDFSHNQNLTPDAKHTLSGQGSFVSSTDVRKKNSLEASTILNQQANASLAYSGKFGNNKSLTVKVSQNQNLTTGMLERDLPDIQYRMSGNLFSFELEEGEVAAEDGSFQSFLEKFNYSFTNRFNYKSHRERDTTLNKDTTAHYLGYTGTYTLDYSGRLFDVINITPRATFTGFWTGTAWRNPNDSLYKRKRYMSFNPDEGSFGNVAYNHNYSLTADTKLYGIWVPEIGRFTGVRHVLSPSISYTYAPEIDTVKKFAPHPYLGQYPYQQKQQTLGFSLSNDFDIKYLKVAARADTSRGDSAKRAKAVEDQYGTRRLLTTRHSFSYNFAADSLNFSDISSSFGFQILPDYMFTINTRHSFYHKYETNPNKVRFPELTYWGYELSKSFNWSGTFNGGLPSQLEKYEMLKWSLSLDYRYSFSSTRVAKNLFKDNISHSTGISASFQPTVNWDVSYSTRYDYNEGKFVSHEFTFKRVLHCWQLDFTWTPTGPAAGWSFSVYVRDLPDIKLNAGSTDTKSYD from the coding sequence ATGATCGCTGCGGTCTTTGCTCCTTGCTCTTATGGCGAGGAGATGACCCGCTTTGAACTCGAAGAGCGCGAACAGCCTGCTGAAGATACGACTGAGGTGGACTGGATGAACGACACGACTGGAGTGGATACGATTGAATACCACGCGGTCGATCTTGTGTACGATGTAGAAACCTCGACTTTTAACCTGAATAAGTCGGCACAGCTTAAGTACCGCACGGCAACGCTGGAATCCGATACCATTTGGATGGACCAGAAAAATCAGATTCTCGCCGCAAGCGGAAACCCGATTCTTCGCGAATCCAAGAATCCCTCCCTTTCGGGGATGCGCCTCAAGTACAACCTCAAGTCCAAAATCGGTGAGGTGTATTATGCAACGACGTTCCAGGACAATCAGCAACTGAACGGTATGGAAGTCCGTCGCCTTCCGGATACTCGAATCCAGATTGCGCGTGGCGACTTCAGTACGTGTAACGATACGACGCACCAGCACTTCTACTTTTATGGCCGCCGCATGGTGGTGAAGCCCAAGGAGACGATTACTGCAAGGCCTGTGGTCTTGAATATCGCCGATGTGCCTGTGGCGGTTCTCCCGATGATTGTGGCGCCGCTCAAGAGTGGTCGTAAGTCGGGCCTTTTGACGCCGAAGTTCGGTGGTGACCAGAAGCAGGGTTACTACTTGCGCAATATCGGTTTCTATTACGCCGCCAACGATTATTGGGATGCAACTCTTGCTGCAGACATTATTGAAGGCGACGAAGCTAGGTTCGAACGATCTACGCTCTCGGGTGAAATACGCTATAAGAAACGATATTTGTTGGATGGTCATATCAAGTATACGAGCTACCTTGAGGAATTCGACTTTGGTCGTAGCGGTTACGATATCGATTTTTCGCATAACCAAAACTTGACTCCTGATGCCAAGCATACGTTGAGTGGTCAGGGCTCGTTTGTAAGTAGCACTGATGTCCGTAAAAAAAATTCCTTGGAAGCAAGCACTATTTTGAACCAGCAGGCGAATGCCTCGTTGGCTTACTCTGGTAAATTCGGCAACAACAAGAGCTTGACGGTCAAGGTCTCGCAGAACCAAAACCTCACGACGGGTATGCTCGAAAGGGACTTGCCTGATATCCAGTACCGCATGAGCGGAAACCTTTTCAGCTTTGAACTGGAAGAAGGCGAGGTGGCTGCAGAGGACGGCTCGTTCCAGTCGTTCCTTGAAAAGTTCAATTACAGCTTTACGAACCGCTTTAACTACAAGTCTCACCGCGAACGTGATACGACGTTGAATAAGGATACAACGGCTCATTACCTGGGCTATACGGGTACATACACCTTGGATTACTCGGGGCGCTTATTTGACGTGATAAACATTACACCGCGTGCGACATTTACTGGTTTTTGGACGGGTACTGCTTGGCGCAATCCGAACGATTCTCTGTACAAGAGAAAACGTTATATGAGTTTTAATCCGGACGAGGGATCGTTTGGTAATGTCGCATACAACCACAATTACAGCTTGACTGCCGATACGAAACTTTATGGTATTTGGGTTCCTGAAATAGGTCGCTTCACCGGTGTCCGCCATGTGCTTTCGCCGAGCATTTCTTACACGTATGCCCCTGAAATTGATACGGTCAAAAAGTTTGCTCCGCACCCGTATTTGGGACAGTATCCGTACCAGCAGAAACAGCAGACACTTGGCTTCAGCCTGAGTAATGACTTTGATATCAAGTACCTCAAGGTGGCGGCGCGTGCCGATACGAGTCGTGGTGATTCAGCAAAGCGGGCGAAGGCTGTAGAAGACCAGTATGGTACTCGTCGCTTGCTTACGACAAGGCATAGTTTCTCGTACAACTTTGCGGCTGATTCGCTCAATTTCTCGGATATTTCGTCTTCGTTCGGGTTCCAGATTTTGCCGGATTATATGTTTACCATCAACACTCGCCATAGCTTCTACCACAAGTACGAGACGAATCCGAATAAGGTAAGGTTCCCGGAACTCACGTATTGGGGCTATGAACTTTCAAAGAGTTTTAACTGGAGCGGTACGTTTAATGGCGGGCTACCTTCGCAGCTCGAAAAGTACGAAATGCTCAAGTGGTCGCTGAGCTTGGATTATCGCTATTCGTTTAGCAGTACGCGTGTAGCCAAGAATTTGTTTAAGGACAACATATCTCATTCTACGGGTATTTCTGCATCGTTCCAGCCGACAGTCAACTGGGATGTCTCTTACAGCACCCGTTACGATTACAACGAAGGTAAGTTTGTCTCTCATGAATTTACGTTCAAGCGTGTGTTGCATTGCTGGCAGCTCGATTTTACATGGACGCCGACGGGCCCTGCCGCAGGGTGGAGCTTCTCCGTGTATGTCCGCGACTTGCCCGATATCAAGCTTAACGCCGGCAGCACCGATACAAAGAGTTATGACTAA